From the Apis cerana isolate GH-2021 linkage group LG3, AcerK_1.0, whole genome shotgun sequence genome, one window contains:
- the LOC107997325 gene encoding protein tramtrack, alpha isoform isoform X2: MTMQQFCLRWNNHQPNFISVFSNLLNNETLVDVTLAAEGRHLQAHKVVLSACSTYFQSLFTVNPCQHPIVILKDVKFSDLKIMVDFMYYGEVNISQDQLPSIIKTAESLKIKGLAEMHSASLTKWPSGSEPGGGDRGESCSPSPSPLSPSFRRKRLRKSSTGSTSGSGDKPEEMNEITLVATNIVKPEPLIVSQENNENVRRPVNTNTESQGSIDEDQISIMSNMENSSTTTPAQSDGSIQDVSQQSGGNVPQSSVPSQQPPAHQGLQWTIMEHTYPRFALSSCQTNLSIQASSAFTTPEITASSTISDQYSGTSTTGSSCALTNYPNSSHGTLQHTSSSGPSPSTQCPSNCQSPCASPQTAIKRKRSTNPQADENFIRALDAVRYGGIGFCKAARMFGVNNRTLWLEYKKRGYPNNRPSLKSRVKQEVNSSPPPAQAAQPVNSQSPTPMGPPTTPHSTHNTHSTHTMLTTHSPHTMLSGYIDSRHTDYALPSTTMPINLHGVNYNAM, translated from the exons ATGACGATGCAACAATTCTGTTTACGATGGAACAATCATCAACCAAATTTCATTTCGGtgttttcaaatttgttaaataatgagACTTTGGTGGATGTGACATTAGCTGCTGAAGGCAGGCATCTTCAAGCACACAAAGTTGTTTTATCTGCATGTAGTACATATTTCCAGTCATTGTTTACTGTGAATCCATGTCAACATCCCATTGTGATATTAAAGGATGTAAAATTCtcagatttgaaaattatggTTGATTTTATGTACTATGGTGAAGTAAATATATCACAAGATCAATTACCGTCAATTATCAAG acTGCAGagagtttgaaaataaaaggacTTGCAGAAATGCACAGTGCTTCTTTAACAAAATGGCCAAGTGGTAGTGAACCTGGAGGAGGAGATCGTGGAGAATCTTGTTCACCTAGTCCTTCTCCATTGTCACCGTCCTTTCGTAGAAAGAGATTAAGAAAATCATCAACAGGGTCAACATCTGGATCTGGTGATAAACCAgaagaaatgaatgaaatcaCTTTAGTTGCTACCAATATTGTAAAACCAGAACCGCTAATAGTTTcacaagaaaataatgaaaatgtaagAAGACCTGTTAATACGAATACTGAATCTCAAGGAAGCATTGATGaggatcaaatttcaatt atgaGTAATATGGAGAATAGTTCAACAACAACACCAGCACAAAGTGATGGTTCGATACAAGATGTAAGTCAACAATCAGGAGGAAATGTACCCCAAAGTTCAGTTCCTTCACAACAACCTCCTGCACATCAAG GATTGCAATGGACTATTATGGAGCATACATATCCACGTTTCGCTCTGTCTTCGTGTCAAACGAATCTGTCGATCCAAGCATCATCAGCTTTTACCACGCCCGAAATAACAGCTTCTTCGACCATCAGCGATCAGTATTCTGGTACCAGCACAACTGGTTCCAGTTGCGCCCTGACGAATTATCCGAATTCCTCGCATGGGACATTGCAGCACACATCGTCGAGCGGCCCTTCACCGTCGACACAGTGCCCGAGTAACTGCCAGAGCCCATGCGCCAGTCCACAAACCGCAATAAAGAGAAAACGATCAACAAATCCACAAGCAGATGAGAACTTTATCAGGGCGTTAGATGCCGTACGGTACGGTGGCATAGGTTTCTGTAAAGCGGCTAGGATGTTCGGTGTAAATAATCGAACACTTTGGTTGGAATACAAAAAGCGCGGTTATCCGAATAATCGACCCAGTTTGAAATCGAGAGTTAAGCAAGAAGTGAATTCCTCACCGCCACCAGCTCAGGCAGCGCAGCCGGTTAATTCGCAGAGTCCTACGCCAATGGGTCCCCCCACTACTCCACATAGTACACACAATACCCATAGCACGCATACCATGCTGACCACTCATAGTCCTCATACGATGTTAAGCGGTTATATCGATAGCAGACATACGGATTACGCATTGCCAAGCACTACAATGCCAATCAATTTACACGGTGTTAATTACAATGCGATGTGA
- the LOC107997326 gene encoding lactosylceramide 1,3-N-acetyl-beta-D-glucosaminyltransferase, with product MLDKRRLHASGTSPCTLIFVVALALTGCFSFWLHIDNSGSPTPYSVSAPGYLLILPGNVTPSPQPYLLHELPFGDKSTLIDIKDFRFTINNDPCNGTHLLLLMLVHSAPENFVKRNVVRETWGQQSSNVALLFFVGSSDEYQTMLEEENRKYKDLIQGNFLDAYRNMTYKHVMALKWATYHCPSAKYILKLDDDVFVHIPAMLDFLTRDLSPWGARRLILCDLHPTGTVKRSWRSKWRVSPQEYPGRHYPAYCAGWAILYSPDSVFLLYREAQKEPYFWIDDVHITGTLARKVNLTQTSLHYLMLTNENMQDLLSNPSSHREFLFGPPNLTENEIRALQNLVIKPRPSSESLVN from the exons ATGCTGGATAAGCGGCGACTCCATGCCTCCGGTACGTCGCCTTGCACTCTGATTTTTGTGGTCGCTTTGGCACTGACTGGATGCTTCTCCTTCTGGCTTCACATCGACAATTCCGGTTCACCGACGCCATACAGCGTATCGGCACCGGGATATCTATTAATCTTACCCGGAAACGTAACACCCTCTCCGCAGCCATATTTATTACACGAACTTCCGTTCGGTGACAAATCAActcttattgatataaaagacTTTCGGTTCACAATCAACAATGATCCATGTAATGGGACACATCTATTGTTGTTGATGTTGGTTCACTCGGCTCCAGAGAATTTCGTGAAGAGAAATGTAGTCAGGGAAACCTGGGGCCAGCAATCGTCAAATGTGGCGCTCCTCTTCTTCGTTGGCTCATCTGATGAATACCAAACGATGTTGGAggaggaaaatagaaaatataaagatttgatACAAGGCAACTTTCTCGATGCCTACAGAAACATGACTTATAAGCATGTGATGGCATTGAAATGGGCTACGTATCATTGTCcaa GtgccaaatatatattaaaattagatgatGATGTTTTTGTTCATATACCTGCCATGTTGGATTTCTTGACGCGTGATCTATCACCATGGGGAGCCAGGCGATTGATCCTTTGCGATCTTCACCCCACAGGTACCGTGAAGAGATCTTGGCGATCTAAGTGGAGAGTCTCCCCTCAAGAATATCCTGGTAGACATTATCCTGCATATTGTGCAGGGTGGGCTATATTGTACTCTCCTGATAGCGTATTTCTTTTGTATCGTGAAGCGCAGAAAGAGCCATACTTTTGGATAGATGATGTTCACATTACCGGGACATTAGCTAGGAAAGTAAATTTAACACAAACTTCTCTGCATTATTTAATGCTAACTAATGAGAACATGCAAGATCTTCTATCTAATCCCAGTTCTCATAGAGAGTTTCTATTCGGACCTCCAAATCTCACAGAAAACGAAATAAGAGCCTTACAGAATCTGGTCATTAAACCACGGCCTAGTAGCGAAAGCCtagtaaattga
- the LOC107997357 gene encoding NAD-dependent protein deacetylase Sirt6 isoform X1, with translation MSCSYADGLSQYENKGVLGLEERYDSVEALRLKCGLLADWIQAARHVVVHTGAGISTAAGIPDFRGTNGVWTLEQKGLKPTMNISFDEAIPTKTHMALKKLVDAKKVKFIISQNIDGLHLRSGVQRQYLAELHGNMFTEQCDKCGRQFIRNFATKSVGKKSLDTVCRSEQIGGRPCRGRMHDTILDWEHNLPDSDLTLSDLHSSVADLSICLGTTLQIIPSGNLPLYTKKYGGRLVICNLQPTKHDKKADLIINGNVDEIMISVMKKLGLEIPEYESTMDPTRNSDTTSKEMDWTIPTSRIKEMNVLYKKVCKPMRRKRKTFMYERERTDTKRETKTKKQAFMIKQDIKTEDTMNTANQICNNAVVSEDISSNTVKIEDEIKHVEPFEFTTNNMTQPDPGLEVNNIL, from the exons ATGTCATGCAGCTACGCGGACGGTCTCTCGCAATACGAAAACAAAGGAGTGTTGGGTCTGGAAGAg agatACGACAGTGTCGAGGCATTACGATTGAAATGTGGCCTTCTAGCCGATTGGATACAGGCCGCACGACATGTCGTCGTTCACACCGGTGCCGGCATCAGTACTGCGGCGGGCATTCCGGATTTTCG AGGTACAAATGGAGTATGGACATTAGAACAGAAAGGTTTGAAACCTACAATGAATATTTCCTTTGATGAAGCCATTCCTACAAAAACACATATggcattgaaaaaattagtaGATGCTA aaaaagttaaatttattataagtcaGAACATTGATGGTTTGCATCTTCGATCTGGTGTACAAAGACAATATCTTGCAGAATTACATGGGAATATGTTTACTGAACAATGTGATAAATGTGGAAG acaATTTATTCGGAACTTCGCGACTAAGAGCGTAGGAAAAAAATCCCTTGATACTGTGTGTAGATCTGAACAAATTGGTGGTCGTCCATGCCGTGGACGTATGCATGACACGATTCTCGATTGGGAACACAACTTGCCTGACAGTGATCTGACATTATCTGACTTACATTCTag TGTTGCGGATTTAAGTATATGTCTTGGAACAACACTTCAGATTATCCCGAGCGGTAATTTACCTCTATATACCAAAAAGTATGGAGGTCGACTTGTTATATGTAATCTACAACCTACAAAACAt gaTAAAAAGgcagatttaattattaatggcaATGTTGATGAAATAATGATCAgcgttatgaaaaaattagggCTAGAAATTCCCGAATATGAAAGTACAATGGATCCCACACGTAATTCTGATACAACATCCAAGGAAATGGATTGGACGATACCAACAagtagaataaaagaaatgaatgttttgtataaaaaagtgTGTAAACCGATGAGAAGGAAACGAAAGACATTCATgtatgaaagagagagaaccgATACAAAGCGAGaaacaaaaacaaagaaaCAGGCATTCATGATaaaacaagatataaaaacAGAAGATACAATGAACACAGCAAATCAAATTTGCAACAATGCTGTAGTTTCGGAAGATATAAGCAGTAACACGGTGAAAATCGAGGATGAGATAAAACATGTGGAACCATTTGAATTTACGACGAACAATATGACTCAACCAGATCCTGGTTTAGAAGTGAACAACATACTGTAG
- the LOC107997357 gene encoding NAD-dependent protein deacetylase Sirt6 isoform X2: protein MNISFDEAIPTKTHMALKKLVDAKKVKFIISQNIDGLHLRSGVQRQYLAELHGNMFTEQCDKCGRQFIRNFATKSVGKKSLDTVCRSEQIGGRPCRGRMHDTILDWEHNLPDSDLTLSDLHSSVADLSICLGTTLQIIPSGNLPLYTKKYGGRLVICNLQPTKHDKKADLIINGNVDEIMISVMKKLGLEIPEYESTMDPTRNSDTTSKEMDWTIPTSRIKEMNVLYKKVCKPMRRKRKTFMYERERTDTKRETKTKKQAFMIKQDIKTEDTMNTANQICNNAVVSEDISSNTVKIEDEIKHVEPFEFTTNNMTQPDPGLEVNNIL from the exons ATGAATATTTCCTTTGATGAAGCCATTCCTACAAAAACACATATggcattgaaaaaattagtaGATGCTA aaaaagttaaatttattataagtcaGAACATTGATGGTTTGCATCTTCGATCTGGTGTACAAAGACAATATCTTGCAGAATTACATGGGAATATGTTTACTGAACAATGTGATAAATGTGGAAG acaATTTATTCGGAACTTCGCGACTAAGAGCGTAGGAAAAAAATCCCTTGATACTGTGTGTAGATCTGAACAAATTGGTGGTCGTCCATGCCGTGGACGTATGCATGACACGATTCTCGATTGGGAACACAACTTGCCTGACAGTGATCTGACATTATCTGACTTACATTCTag TGTTGCGGATTTAAGTATATGTCTTGGAACAACACTTCAGATTATCCCGAGCGGTAATTTACCTCTATATACCAAAAAGTATGGAGGTCGACTTGTTATATGTAATCTACAACCTACAAAACAt gaTAAAAAGgcagatttaattattaatggcaATGTTGATGAAATAATGATCAgcgttatgaaaaaattagggCTAGAAATTCCCGAATATGAAAGTACAATGGATCCCACACGTAATTCTGATACAACATCCAAGGAAATGGATTGGACGATACCAACAagtagaataaaagaaatgaatgttttgtataaaaaagtgTGTAAACCGATGAGAAGGAAACGAAAGACATTCATgtatgaaagagagagaaccgATACAAAGCGAGaaacaaaaacaaagaaaCAGGCATTCATGATaaaacaagatataaaaacAGAAGATACAATGAACACAGCAAATCAAATTTGCAACAATGCTGTAGTTTCGGAAGATATAAGCAGTAACACGGTGAAAATCGAGGATGAGATAAAACATGTGGAACCATTTGAATTTACGACGAACAATATGACTCAACCAGATCCTGGTTTAGAAGTGAACAACATACTGTAG